The Anaeromyxobacter sp. Fw109-5 genomic interval CGCGGCGAGGTCCGCCTCGAGGCGAACGGCGCGGCGGAGCTCGAGCGTCGCCTCCTCGATGCGATCGCGCCCCGCCGCGAGCCGGGCGAGGAGCACGTGCGCCTCCGAGGCCGTCCGGCCGGCGCCGCCCGCGAGCTCCAGGGCCTTGCGCGCCTCGGCCTCCGCCGCGTCGAAGCGGTCCAGCTCGAGCAGCGCCTCGGCGAGCGAGACGCGCAGCTCGGGGCTCGTCCCGTCGTGCGCGACCGCCAGCCTGAGGGCGTCGACGGCGCCGCGCGGGTCACCCGCCCGCGCACGCCGATGCGCCTCGAGGTAGCCGGCGATGGCGCGCGCCGAGGCCCAGCGCTTCGAGCCGGCCCCGTCCGCGCTCCTGCCGGGCCGCGTGAGGGGCGCAGCGCGCGGGGCGCCCGCTGCGGCGAGCAGTGCGAGGACGAGGACGTGACGCGCGACGGTGCGCATGGAGAGCGGGCGGGCGCCCGCCGGGAGCGAACCCGAGCATAGCGGCGCCCCCTCGGCGCTTCAATCCGTGGACGGGCGCCGCGGCCCGCGCCTGCGACGCGAGGTGGGCGATCCTCCGCCACCGGCGCCGCCCCCGGACCCCGCGCCCAGGGCGCTCGCGACCGCCGCCTCGAGCACCCCGTCCGCGGGTGGCCGGGCGATCGCGACGGCGCAGCCCGCCTCCTGTAGCTGCGGGATCCAGTCCGGGTGCCCGAGCGCGACGATCGGGGTGCCGGCGAGGTCGCGATCCGCCCGCAGCGCCCGCAGCACCTCGCCCCCGTCCTCGGCCGTCGCGTGGATGACGAGGACGTCGGGGGCGAAGCGCACCACGGCGGCGCCCGCCGCGAACCCGGGCGACGCCTGCTCGACGGCGTACCCGGCCGCCGCGAGCTGGCGGACGGTCCCCTCGCGCGCGGGGCCTCCCTCGGCGATGACGAGCGCCTTGCGGCGGGCGTGCGCCGCGTCGTCGAGGTCCGCCGGCAGCGGCATGCCGTGCCGGATCATGAACGCCGCCAGATCCTCGCGCGCGATCCGCCGGTGTCCACCTGGCGTGCGGTGCGCCTTGATGCGGCGCGCCTTGATCCAGTTGACCACCGTGGGGAGCGAGACGCCGAGGAGGCGGGCGGCCTCGAACGTCGTGTAGTAGCGGTTCATGGCGCCTCGAACATGCTAAGGAGATCGGCATGGCGCCGTCCGCTTACCTCATGGGCGCGGTCCAGATGACCTCCTCCGCCGACCGGGCGCGGAACCTGGAGGTCGCCGTCCGGCTGCTCGAAGAAGCGGCGGACCTGGGCGCGCGGCTCGTGGCACTCCCGGAGAACTTCTCCTACATGGGCCCCGAAGAGGGGCGCATCGCCGGAGCGGAGCCGCTCGACGGCCCCACGCTGGGGGTGCTGCGCGAGCTGGCGAGGCGGCGCGGCATCTTCATCGTGGCCGGCTCGATCTCGGAGAAGGTGGATGATCCGCGGCGCACGGCGAACACCTCCGCGCTCATCGCGGACGACGGGCAGATCGTCGCCGCCTACCGCAAGATCCACCTGTTCGACGTGAACATCCCCGACGGCGCCCGCTACGCGGAGTCGGAGGGCGTCGTGCCGGGCGACAAGGTCGTCATCGCGCCGACGCCGCTCGGGCGGCTCGGCCTCACCATCTGCTACGACCTGCGGTTCCCGGAGCTGTACCGGAAGCTCGCGAGCCTCGGCGCCGAGGTGATCACCATCCCCGCCGCGTTCACGCTCTTCACCGGGAAGGATCACTGGGAGGTGCTCGTGCGCGCCCGCGCCATCGAGAACCTCGCCTACGTGATCGCGCCGGCGCAGGTCGGGCGACACTCGGCGAACCGGCAGACGTTCGGGAACGCCATGATCGTCGATCCGTGGGGCGTGGTGCTGGCGCGCTGCCCCGACGGCGAGGGCGTGTGCGTGGCGCCCTTCCGGCGCGACCGGCTCGAGCGCTCGCGCCTGGAGCTGCCGGCGCTGAAGCACAGGAAGCTGTAGCGGCTCAAAACACCAGCATCAGCCCGCCCTGCAGCGAGACGCCGTCGGTGGAGAGGTCCCAGCTCTTGCTGGAGCCGAAGTCGTCCACCACCGCGTGCGTCACGTCGAAGAACAGGTAGGTGTGGTTCACGCCGGTGTCGTTGTCGAGCTCGCGCGCGAGCGACGGGTCGAAGGCGTCGAGGAGCAGCGCCGCGCCGGCGGTGACGGACCAGCCGTTCGTCGCGCCCTTCTCGGACCAGTCGCCGTTGCCGTCGGTGACCCACCAGTTGTATCGCTCGAGCGCCGCGCGCCCGTAGAAGGAGAACGGCACGAAGCGGTAGCGCTCGGCGAGCCAGTCGAAGCGGAGGGTGACCGTCGCGCTCGTCGGCACGATGGACAGCCGGGTGTCGTCACCGGAGCGGACCGTGCCTCCGGAGCCGTCCGGGTTCGCCTGCAGCCCCTTCCCGCTCTTCGAGAAGTATCCGGTGCGCAGGCCGAGCTCGATCGCGCCGAGCTCGTTCGAGAGGAGCGCCTTCGAGGCGCCCACCCGGAACACCCAGCCGCTGCCGCCCAGGGTCTGCTCGTACGGCCCGGGGCTGGTCGCGAACTCGGAGTCGACGTCCGGCGTGTACTTGCCCGCGCCCAGCTCGAACGAGCCCCAGCGTGCGGAGGAGACCTGCGCGCCGGCGGGGAGCGCGGCCGCCGCGAGGGCGAGCGCGAGGAGGACCTTCGCGTTCACTGGCGCCTCCGCTGCAGCGCGAGGGCGAGCGCCGCCCCGAGGAGCCCGAGCGCTCCGGCGGGCCCGCTCGCGCAGCCGCCCTGCTCCCTCCCTCCGCTCTCGTCGTAGTGCTCGAAGAAGTCCGACACCGGCACCGGGGTGCCGGGGACCGGATCGGAGGGCGTGCCGTTGTCCGCCGCGGAGAAGGCGATGACGGTCACCTGGTACGTCACGCCCTCCAGGAGCCCGTCGATGCGCCCGCTCTCGCCCGTGAAGTTGCCCTGGTCGTGAAGCCGCGTATCGCGCGGATCCGTCGACTGCGCCTGGATCCGGTAGTAGACGGTGTCGGCCTGCCCGCCGGTCGCGGTCCCCTCGTCCCAGTCGACCCGCAGCCCTTCCTCGCCCGGCGTGACCACCACGTTGACCGGCTTCGCGGGGCCCCTCAGGTCGAGCTCGAGCTGCCCCGTCGCCGAGGCGGTGGCGGAGCTCTGGCCGGTCGGGAAGAAATGCACGCAGACGTAGATGGTGCGCGTCGCGTCGGCCGGGCAGCTCGCCGCGTCGGCCGCAGCCGTCGCTCGGACGAAGTCGGAGGTGAGGAGGTCGGCGTTCTGGGTGCCCGTGCTCGAGGTGGACCCGATGTCGCCGCCGATCTTGCCGGCGAACACCCCGTCCGCCGGGATGTTGCCCGTGTCGCAGAGCTTCACCCCGTCGGTCGTGTCGGCCTTCGGTGCCCGCGTGGAGGCGTAGACCTTGTACGTCCCGGCGCCGAGGCTCGTGCCGGTCGCCGTCCAGCGGACGTTGACGGTCTCGCCGTTGGCGGGGTCGCATTCGGTCTGGCCGATGTTCGCGTCGGGGACGAACGAGATCGTGCCCGTCCCGTTCGTCTGGGCGCCGGCGAGCGCGGGGACGAAGAGGGCCAGGAGGAGGAGGGCGCGGTGCATGGTGGGCGCCGATTCTGCAACCTGAGCGCCAGGGGGGCAAGGGAACGATCCCCGCGCGAGGCCGGCCCTTTTCCAGTGCCACGGCCCCTCCCGGCGCGGGTGTGCCGCCAATTTGGCAGCGCCGCGCGCCGCGCCTGACAAATTGGCAGCTCGCTAGAGGTGCTCCTCCGCGAGCCGCCGCGCGAGCTGCAGCGCGTTCGTGGCGGCGCCCTTGCGCGTGTTCTCCACCACGAGGAACAGGTCGAGGCCGCGATCCTGCGAGGGGTCCTCGCGCACGCGCCCGACCAGCACCGCGTCCTCGTTCGCGGCGAGCATCGGCATCGGGTAGATGCCCTCCCCCGGCGCGTCCACCACCTTCACGCCCGGCGCACCGCGGAGCAGCTCCCGCGCCTCGCTCGCGCCGAGCTTCTCGCGCGTGGTGACGTTCACGGCCGCGGCCTGACCGTAGAAGACGGGGACGCGCACGGCGGTGGCGGTGAGGCGCAGCCCGGGCACGCCGAGGACCCGCCGCGCGTCGCGGACGACGCCGGCCTCCTCGTCGGTCGCCCCGTGCTCCCCGAAGGTTCCCACCTGCGGGATGAGGTTGAACGCGAGCCGGTGCGGGAAGCGCGCGGCGGGATCGGGCTCCGTGAGGCCGAGCAGGTCGCGCGCCTCGCGCTCGAGCTCGGCGACGCCGGCCCGGCCCGCGCCGGAGGCGGGCTCGTAGGTGGACACCACCACCCGCTCGACGCCGGCCGCCCGGAAGGGCGCGAGCGCGAGCGCGACGGCGGTCGCGGTGGGGCCCGGCGTGGCGACGATCCCGCGCGCCCGGAACCGGGCGAGCGCCTCGGGGTTCAGCTCGGCGAGGGCGAGAGGGACGTCGGGGTCCGCGCGGAACGCGGGAGAGACGTCGACGACCGCGCAGCCCTCCGCCCACGCGCGCGGCGCCCATTCCCGCGCGACCTCTGCGGGCACGCAGAAGAGGGCGACGTCGCAGCCGCGGAAGGCGTCCTGGGAGAGGGCGGCGACGCGCAGGTCGTCGCCCTGGAACTCGACGGTCTCGCCCGCGGAGCGCGGCGACGCGTACGGGCGGAGCGCCTTCACGGACAGGTCGAGCTGGTCGAGCGCGTCGAGCGCGGCGCGCCCGACCTCGCCCGTGGCGCCGACGAGGGCGAGGGTCATGGGGAGCTTGGACACGGGGTTCTCCTGAAGGTTTGTCGGGAGCGTCACGCGAAAATTACCGCTCGTGGTGAGCCTGTCGAACCACGAGCGGTGGCGATGGGTCGAGGGGTCGCGTTCGTGGTCACCTCAACAGATCCCTGAGCGCCGCCTCGAGCGCGGGGAAGCGGAAGCGGTACCCGAGCTCGAGGGCCTTGCGGGGCACCACCCGCTGGCTCGCGAGCACCTCCGCGGCGGCCTCGCCGACGGCGAGCCGCACGGCCAGCTCCGGCACCGGGAGCAGGCTCGGGCGGCCGAGCACCTTCCCGATCGCGCGCGCCAGGTCCCGGTTGCGCACCGGCTCCGGCGCGCTCGCCGCGAGCGGCCCGTCCACCCGCGCGTCCTCGAGCGCGAAGCGCACGAGCCCCACCTCGTCGGCGAGGTGGATCCAGGGCATCCAGAAGTCGCCCCTGCCCAGCGGCCCGCCCGCGAAGAGCCGGAACGGCCGGACCAGCCTCGGCAGCGCGCCGCCCGCCGGCGAGAGGACGATCCCGGTGCGCAGCAGCACCACCCGGGCCCGGGCGGCGGCGGGCGCGGCGGCCTCCTCCCACGCCCGGCACACCTCGGCGAGGAAGCCCTCTCCCGGCGCCGAGCGCTCGTCGAGGAGCTCGTCGCCGCGCGACCCGTAGTAGCCCACGGCGCTGCCCGAGACGACCACGCGCGGCCCGCCGGCGCGGACGACTGCGGCGATGCGCGCCGTCGCGCGGACGCGGCTCTCACGGATGCGGCGCTTCTTCGCCGCCGTCCAGCGCCCCTCGACGATCGGCTCGCCCGCGAGGTTCACGCACGCGTCGCACGCCGCGAGGGTCTCCTCCCACGCGCCCGGCTCGGTCGGGTCGCCCTTCACCACGCGCGCCCCGCCCGGCAGCCTCCGGGCTGCCCCCGCGCTCCGAGAGATCGCGGTCACCTCGTGACCCGCGCCGAGCAGCTCGCCGCAGACCGCGCGGCCGATGAGCCCGGTCGCGCCGGTGACGAAGACGTGCATGGCCGTCCTCCTCTACGACAGGATCTGTGCCGCCACGTTCGCGCCGGGCACGTGCGACATGAAGTGCACGAGCGCGAGCAGCCCGCCGGCCAGCGCGGCGTAGCCGAGCCCCCACGCCGCGACCTCGAGCGGCCGGAGCGGCTCCGCGCGCGCGGCCTGCTCCATCCGCTGGAGGTCGCGCGCGAAGAGCACCTCGGACGGCGAGCCGAGCGGCGGTCCGGCCACCGCGCGGAGGTAGCGGAAGTGGGCGGGGCCGAAGCGCGCGCGCTCGGGGAGGAGCCGCAGCGCCCGGCCGCCCGCGCGCGACTGCGCCTCGGCGACGAGCTCCAGCGCCCCGAGGAGCGCGATGATCCACACGAGCTCGTAGCCGAGCACCGTCCCCACGCCCACCGCCGCGCCCAGGCCGAGGATGGTGAGCGCGACGCCCAGGCTCGACGAGAAGGAGAAGGCGAAGGCCTGCATGACGCGGCCGCCGTCGAGCGGCGCGATGGGCAGCAGGTTGAAGAGGTTGATGACCGCCCACCACGCGGCGACGGCGGCGAACAGCGGATCGCGGGTCCAGAACCAGAGACCAACCGGCACGAGCGCGAAGATCGATCCCCACAGCGGCCCGTTCAGCGCCACGTAGGCCTGCTGGCGGCGCGAGGTGAACGCGTCGTCCGTGACCGCGATCGCCCCGAGGAACGGGACGAAATACATGCCGCGCACGTTCATCCCGGTCTTCCGCATGGCGTGGACGTGACCGTACTCGTGGACGAAGAGCTGGACGAGGAGCGCGATCGCGAACTTCCAGGAGAAGAGGATGCCGTACGTCGCCGCCGACGCGGCGGCCCAGCCGAAGTTCGCGGTCTTCGCCGCCTTCGCGACGGTGCCCGCGAGCTTGCCCGCCAGTCCCAGGAGCCCCATGCGCGGGCGCGGCGGCGCGCTCCGCGCACCCGGCTCGGCGGGGTCGACGGTCGCCTCGATCACCGGCGGCGCCAGCAGCGCGGGCGGCAGCACGTGCCACGCCGGCGCGCGCTGCACCACCACGGCGAGGAGGAGGGCGGTGTCCTTCAGGTCCATCACCTCGACGTCCGTCCCGTCGAGCCCGCGCACCGCCTCGCACGCCTGCGCCCCGGCGAAGTCCGCGAACGCGAAGGAGCGGCCACGCCCGTCGGCCACGATGGCGTACCGCTGCCACGAGCCGTCCGCGCGCGGGCTCCTCCCGAAGCCGAGCCGGAGCTCTTCCCAGCGCGCCTCGACGGGGACCGCCCCGCCCTTCACGGCGAGCCCGCCGGCGCTCGCCACGACGCGCACTCCCGAGAGCTGCCGGACCCCCACCGCCAGCGCGGCCGCGACCGCGCCGAACAGGAGCGAGAGCAGGAACGGCGCGCCCACGACGGCCCCGAGGAGCGCGCCGCCGCCAGCGCCGGCGACCAGCGTGGGGAGGACGTTGCGAAGCGCGGGGCGAAAGACGGCGGCTTCCATCGGGAGCGGGACCCTCGACGTGCGACGGGGGTGAACGTGGGAAGATAGCCGAGTTGGGGCGGGCCCGCCCGCCGCCCTGGACGGATCCCTCGTCGGCGGCGTCAGGTCTTGCTCGCGCCCGGCCCGAAACCCTTCGGAAACTTCAGCTCCGCCTCGCTCGGGCGGACGTAGTGGGGCTCGAGGGCGAAGAGGGCCTGCGCGTCGAAGGCGGCGCCCTGCAGCCTCGGCGCGGCCAGGGCCGCCACCGCGGCCGCGCGCGGCGCGGCGATGGACGTGGCGAGGCGGCCGAGCTTCCCCTCCAGCCGGGCGGCGTACGCGGCGTACCCCTCGCCGAAGGCGACCGCGCCTGGAAGCGCCGCCAGCCGATCGAGGAGCGCCTCCGGCGCGAGCGCCGCCTCCGGCAGCACGGCCTCGAGCGCGCCGCGCGCAGCGCGGTAGAAGCCCGCGTACACCTCGCCCTTCTTGGCGTCGAGGAGCGGCACGAGCAGCTCGCCCTCGCGCGCGTCCGGCGCCGCGGCGAGCGCCATGGCCGCGAGGCTCGACGCCCCGGCGATGGGCCTGCGGCTCGCGTAGGCGAGCCCCTTCCACGTGGCGAGGCCGATGCGGAGCCCCGTGAACGAGCCCGGCCCGATCCCGATCGCGTACGCGTCCACGTCCGCGAGCCGGACCCCTTCGGCCTCGAGGAGCTCGACCAGCGCGCCCGGGAGCCGGCCGCCGTGCCCGCCGGTGGCGCCCGGCGCCGGCCGCGCCGGCGCGTGCTCCGTGCGCTCCGCCCGGACGCGCGCCGCGCCGCCGGGACCGAGCTCGACGAGCGCACACGACAGCGAGAGCGTGGCGGTGTCGAGGGCGGCGACGAGCATGCCGCGCGTTCTAACCCATGAGCCGCACGATGTCGTTCTTGAACACGAAGATCATGAGCGTGAACAGCAGGATGATGCCCACGATGTTCGCGATCTCCCGCGCGCGGAGCGACAGCGGCCGCCGCGTGATGCCCTCCACCAGCGCCTGCGCGATGTGCCCGCCGTCGAGGACGGGGATGGGCAGGAGGTTCATGAGGCCCAGGTTCACGCTGATGAGCGCCATCTTGAAGAGGAACGACGCCCAGCCCTCCTCGGCCGCCTCGGAGGCGATGGAGAACAGCATGATCGGCCCGCCCACCGTCTTGAAGCTGATCTGGCCCGTGACGATGCGCTGGATGCCGAGCATGGTGAGCCGCACCACCTCCGAGAGCTGACGCCAGGCGAGCTCGGCCATCTCCACCGCACCGCGCTGCAGCGGCACCTCGGCGACGACGAGCGCGCGCGGGTCCACGACGGCGCGGCGATCCGGGTGGAACCCCAGCAGGAGCCGCTCGGCGCGCTCCTTGGTGAGCTCGTCGACGTAGCTCTCCTTGGCCGGCACCAGCGTCGTCTTCCGCCCGTCGGCGAGCTCGAGCTGGACGGGCTTGCCGGCCTGGAACTCGCGCCCGAGCGCGTTCACGTCGCGCGTGAACGAGCGGACCCGCTTCCCGTTGATGGCGGCGATCGCGTCGCCGCGACGGAGCCCGGCCTTGTCGGCGGGGCTCCCCGGCACCACCGCGGCCACGAAGGTGGACAGCGAGGGGTCGGCGGAGAGGAAGGCGGGACCGCCGTCGACGCACGTCGGCACCTGCTCGAGCTTCATCGGGTCGAACGTCGCGAGCGTCGCGCCGGGGAGCGACACCGGCTTCTCGCGGACCACCTCGAGGGCCACGGGCTGGCAGGACGCCCCGCGCACGGCGTGCTCCAGGTCGCCGAGGTGGCGGACCTTCTCGCCGTTCACCGACACCACGAGGTCGAACGGCTCCAGCGCTCCGGCGGCGCCGGGTCGCGCGGGCGCGACCACGGCGGGCGCGTAGAACGGGGTGACCCCGATGACGCCGCGGCGGATGGTCTCGAGGGGATTCGACTCCACCTCGGCGGCCGGGACGATGGTCAGCGGCTCGAGCGTCGCGCCGTCCCGCTCGACGCGGAAGGAGAGCGGCTCGCCGGGGTGTGGCGAGACGAGGTCGCGCAGGTCGCCGAAGTAGCGGACCGGGGCGGCGGCCGCGCCCGGCGCCTGGACCGCCACGATGCGATCCCCGGCGCGGAGCCCCGCCTCCGCGGCCGGGGAGCCGGGCGCGACCGTGCCGACCACGGGCCCTGCGGTGGGCTCGCCGTTCTGGCCGATCATGAGGGCGAAGTAGATGATCCCGGGGAACACCAGGTTCGCGGCGGGGCCGGCGAAGGCGATGACGAGCCG includes:
- a CDS encoding MXAN_2562 family outer membrane beta-barrel protein codes for the protein MNAKVLLALALAAAALPAGAQVSSARWGSFELGAGKYTPDVDSEFATSPGPYEQTLGGSGWVFRVGASKALLSNELGAIELGLRTGYFSKSGKGLQANPDGSGGTVRSGDDTRLSIVPTSATVTLRFDWLAERYRFVPFSFYGRAALERYNWWVTDGNGDWSEKGATNGWSVTAGAALLLDAFDPSLARELDNDTGVNHTYLFFDVTHAVVDDFGSSKSWDLSTDGVSLQGGLMLVF
- a CDS encoding aspartate-semialdehyde dehydrogenase, with protein sequence MSKLPMTLALVGATGEVGRAALDALDQLDLSVKALRPYASPRSAGETVEFQGDDLRVAALSQDAFRGCDVALFCVPAEVAREWAPRAWAEGCAVVDVSPAFRADPDVPLALAELNPEALARFRARGIVATPGPTATAVALALAPFRAAGVERVVVSTYEPASGAGRAGVAELEREARDLLGLTEPDPAARFPHRLAFNLIPQVGTFGEHGATDEEAGVVRDARRVLGVPGLRLTATAVRVPVFYGQAAAVNVTTREKLGASEARELLRGAPGVKVVDAPGEGIYPMPMLAANEDAVLVGRVREDPSQDRGLDLFLVVENTRKGAATNALQLARRLAEEHL
- a CDS encoding fibronectin type III domain-containing protein, translated to MHRALLLLALFVPALAGAQTNGTGTISFVPDANIGQTECDPANGETVNVRWTATGTSLGAGTYKVYASTRAPKADTTDGVKLCDTGNIPADGVFAGKIGGDIGSTSSTGTQNADLLTSDFVRATAAADAASCPADATRTIYVCVHFFPTGQSSATASATGQLELDLRGPAKPVNVVVTPGEEGLRVDWDEGTATGGQADTVYYRIQAQSTDPRDTRLHDQGNFTGESGRIDGLLEGVTYQVTVIAFSAADNGTPSDPVPGTPVPVSDFFEHYDESGGREQGGCASGPAGALGLLGAALALALQRRRQ
- a CDS encoding TIGR01777 family oxidoreductase, whose translation is MHVFVTGATGLIGRAVCGELLGAGHEVTAISRSAGAARRLPGGARVVKGDPTEPGAWEETLAACDACVNLAGEPIVEGRWTAAKKRRIRESRVRATARIAAVVRAGGPRVVVSGSAVGYYGSRGDELLDERSAPGEGFLAEVCRAWEEAAAPAAARARVVLLRTGIVLSPAGGALPRLVRPFRLFAGGPLGRGDFWMPWIHLADEVGLVRFALEDARVDGPLAASAPEPVRNRDLARAIGKVLGRPSLLPVPELAVRLAVGEAAAEVLASQRVVPRKALELGYRFRFPALEAALRDLLR
- a CDS encoding excisionase family DNA-binding protein codes for the protein MNRYYTTFEAARLLGVSLPTVVNWIKARRIKAHRTPGGHRRIAREDLAAFMIRHGMPLPADLDDAAHARRKALVIAEGGPAREGTVRQLAAAGYAVEQASPGFAAGAAVVRFAPDVLVIHATAEDGGEVLRALRADRDLAGTPIVALGHPDWIPQLQEAGCAVAIARPPADGVLEAAVASALGAGSGGGAGGGGSPTSRRRRGPRRPSTD
- the tsaB gene encoding tRNA (adenosine(37)-N6)-threonylcarbamoyltransferase complex dimerization subunit type 1 TsaB; protein product: MLVAALDTATLSLSCALVELGPGGAARVRAERTEHAPARPAPGATGGHGGRLPGALVELLEAEGVRLADVDAYAIGIGPGSFTGLRIGLATWKGLAYASRRPIAGASSLAAMALAAAPDAREGELLVPLLDAKKGEVYAGFYRAARGALEAVLPEAALAPEALLDRLAALPGAVAFGEGYAAYAARLEGKLGRLATSIAAPRAAAVAALAAPRLQGAAFDAQALFALEPHYVRPSEAELKFPKGFGPGASKT
- the rseP gene encoding RIP metalloprotease RseP, coding for MPDLLLKVGSIALLLGGLIFVHELGHFVVAKALGVKVVRFSIGFGPRLFGFRRGETEYRISLLPLGGYVKMAGDDPSEELAPEDRGRGFLEQPPWKRLVIAFAGPAANLVFPGIIYFALMIGQNGEPTAGPVVGTVAPGSPAAEAGLRAGDRIVAVQAPGAAAAPVRYFGDLRDLVSPHPGEPLSFRVERDGATLEPLTIVPAAEVESNPLETIRRGVIGVTPFYAPAVVAPARPGAAGALEPFDLVVSVNGEKVRHLGDLEHAVRGASCQPVALEVVREKPVSLPGATLATFDPMKLEQVPTCVDGGPAFLSADPSLSTFVAAVVPGSPADKAGLRRGDAIAAINGKRVRSFTRDVNALGREFQAGKPVQLELADGRKTTLVPAKESYVDELTKERAERLLLGFHPDRRAVVDPRALVVAEVPLQRGAVEMAELAWRQLSEVVRLTMLGIQRIVTGQISFKTVGGPIMLFSIASEAAEEGWASFLFKMALISVNLGLMNLLPIPVLDGGHIAQALVEGITRRPLSLRAREIANIVGIILLFTLMIFVFKNDIVRLMG
- a CDS encoding site-2 protease family protein; translated protein: MEAAVFRPALRNVLPTLVAGAGGGALLGAVVGAPFLLSLLFGAVAAALAVGVRQLSGVRVVASAGGLAVKGGAVPVEARWEELRLGFGRSPRADGSWQRYAIVADGRGRSFAFADFAGAQACEAVRGLDGTDVEVMDLKDTALLLAVVVQRAPAWHVLPPALLAPPVIEATVDPAEPGARSAPPRPRMGLLGLAGKLAGTVAKAAKTANFGWAAASAATYGILFSWKFAIALLVQLFVHEYGHVHAMRKTGMNVRGMYFVPFLGAIAVTDDAFTSRRQQAYVALNGPLWGSIFALVPVGLWFWTRDPLFAAVAAWWAVINLFNLLPIAPLDGGRVMQAFAFSFSSSLGVALTILGLGAAVGVGTVLGYELVWIIALLGALELVAEAQSRAGGRALRLLPERARFGPAHFRYLRAVAGPPLGSPSEVLFARDLQRMEQAARAEPLRPLEVAAWGLGYAALAGGLLALVHFMSHVPGANVAAQILS
- a CDS encoding carbon-nitrogen hydrolase family protein; translation: MAPSAYLMGAVQMTSSADRARNLEVAVRLLEEAADLGARLVALPENFSYMGPEEGRIAGAEPLDGPTLGVLRELARRRGIFIVAGSISEKVDDPRRTANTSALIADDGQIVAAYRKIHLFDVNIPDGARYAESEGVVPGDKVVIAPTPLGRLGLTICYDLRFPELYRKLASLGAEVITIPAAFTLFTGKDHWEVLVRARAIENLAYVIAPAQVGRHSANRQTFGNAMIVDPWGVVLARCPDGEGVCVAPFRRDRLERSRLELPALKHRKL